A single window of Puniceicoccus vermicola DNA harbors:
- a CDS encoding HugZ family protein: MTQTQEMPTPPANDLAKIQEEYEQMLGALQSIQLATVDAAGKPTASYSPAVLDENRNVYIYVSEIADHTENLLETGKASFMIIEDESAAHQIFARKRISFSAQASTIERGTPAWEAMLGRFEEKFGRVVKHLKDMEDFHLIRLEPANGRLVLGFGRAYSISADLSEVEHLKGLNGKGHRSAKS, translated from the coding sequence ATGACTCAAACTCAAGAAATGCCAACCCCTCCAGCCAACGACCTCGCCAAAATTCAGGAGGAATACGAGCAGATGCTCGGCGCCCTCCAGAGCATTCAGCTGGCGACGGTCGACGCCGCGGGAAAACCCACTGCGAGCTATTCGCCGGCAGTTTTGGACGAAAATCGCAACGTCTACATCTACGTCAGTGAGATCGCCGACCACACGGAGAACCTCCTTGAGACCGGAAAGGCCTCTTTCATGATCATTGAGGACGAGTCAGCGGCGCACCAAATCTTCGCCCGCAAACGCATTTCCTTCTCCGCCCAAGCCTCCACCATCGAACGAGGCACTCCCGCCTGGGAGGCGATGCTTGGACGCTTTGAAGAAAAGTTTGGCCGCGTCGTGAAGCATCTCAAGGACATGGAGGACTTCCATCTCATCCGCCTCGAACCGGCTAATGGACGTTTGGTCCTCGGATTCGGTCGCGCCTACTCCATCTCCGCCGACCTCTCCGAAGTGGAGCACCTCAAGGGCCTCAACGGCAAAGGTCACCGCTCGGCGAAGTCGTAG